A DNA window from Mastomys coucha isolate ucsf_1 unplaced genomic scaffold, UCSF_Mcou_1 pScaffold21, whole genome shotgun sequence contains the following coding sequences:
- the LOC116101334 gene encoding interferon-induced very large GTPase 1-like, whose translation MDTAENFHDKPQSRSRRRHDLQEMLTEVGLSPDYWLPKLQEDLGVTTAQALQYLDKRDLQKLKSQTQHAWEKKALEKLLDLSQPNSVAELQETTGEMIKNRQRKARQALQALKALQSEGKHREEEAVRRKEAELRQAMEIPEECWPMPEVPLKDITEIMERHLSHMEQTLAHSQNLSDRDLVRWASGGLALQGIYKTSHQKDLVARREELLRVPKEFFLFGPEQGKRMEAKEFTSSQAESMFSEVVEKLGFGAMVSSKGGLWGLSSEFGINQSKHSEWKDTHQSYSEHSYFCSAKYSYVPLASFHFRTDQLQLSTAALKELKIIEEQLEHTEGPNRFLSLRNKSENFFKRFGSHANQGPLHLGGIYCWKAISEGFKGDQLDHVKQQAAEALDSYIRGSYSGFGVEVGARMKSSDSYSVRSCQNTTNQQLQINVQVSVAQTGGPAEANGIVQWTAGLLTSNKTWYVIDKSLHLVPIWDIILNSHRSDFKDPAQVAKCLKDNYTALTGLSAQIQDVYSTGQETRLFQKNMKSQEVSDHEGKLKTLINSLQILHQKIKNYAIWIYMFFTDWQMQNFLLDTVNILKKAATYITQLINARMCRLNDGDHKATTASLQMKKELPWLYPKKKQTCNQQNHENSTKEMRGVGPFLDLLQRLGLAYFYPKKMSRADFHLIYKTSVYNSQPRSEQELPYYFLQKLLMLDCRLRKLTFKEEENHFSESFFCQKTEAFDPYTESFEDSDDIMKSLAKKSQHHIHPMDIQMAIFHCADDLTRQYILSKLSICQFALPLVVPNPNASQMEFILWSLRQIRKSWQESSESPQDKSYSHKDQQMCCVSSPIVSFIRVGNGLSASKSQIMNSLLSKHKHDVFFHRHCKGSNKHCLLMEGVVEFCWFCPGGLDDDLFDKCLTFTNLHGDAKEQSQQLSFLQDVSSLIVILMSASDNNKENQKLVRHLCQSSTPLICLIDDKEKAIANNSGKRMRIGIKNRNEAELTEELTNAIKHLLEFSEISLSIEDCSQLARKHGFLVDEDQRVCKEAKEKAEIIMALLAEWKISKIKENLLPLQGKLWHIWCKKDRELYHLTEKGNRSIEQHKSEIHFQKQKIRYQQLEKVLHLNDVMRSFLDILQKYGQASFKHYFLHWLSLFMHNITIGHLVKLQQEQRSLWSTVQTEKHKKCNSHSLQLKQNQIEAISTEILACTFGIEHLLREVGQVYEALEETSSNKDERFLSLPEIAADLMIAGVPIELMDGDASYVPLKWVAAIFDKISEKVGDKKLFVLSVLGLQSSGKSTLLNALFGLQFTVSAGRCTKGAYMQLLKGEETFKEELGFDYVLVVDTEGLRAPELNNKTQKWDNELATFVIGLGNLTLINIFGENPSEIQDILQIAVQAFLRMKQVKISPSCLFVHQNVGEVTAKDQTMEGRRRLEQKLDEMTALAAELEECSNITRFSDVIKFDANSQVYYFAHLWDGNPPMAPPNPRYSYNVQELRNAILLTAQRESRGRILKISDVKFRVQDLWKALLSEDFIFSFKNTKEVIAMSKLETMYNHWTWELRSHVLDLQNQLNNHIQNGKILILTPNLLEDPLCKKYKTIKQEFDKYFEDPDSEILIQWKANFEHKLLLLKDTLISDTKRKCNEHISLKKSQEILDNQKSQYENQLLEKSQKLALNLKGKELSDEELQEKFSQLWTNWIYNVSLNVPHVTEPNIDLDSENILLEYFKKDKNIVERLKIKSGETFKIMYDKHIQMKKKYGIIPKSLETCHKESINKTTNNILYKFNETLENIWKQKRDYSQNYFHEILRIIENELKSENCEGDYTFTRDYNIDLSLSLFQRASKHFKNMHEAFKSANDPVNYLERKKDDFFMSFKISCQGAISVTSFVDFLWLKLTPAISATIWKTMVHKVAGDMRATCPEFNGNRANLEKHILYSLAEEENFDKYWQYLHHPESFFRDYIRDHIRRYCSENESEKIKTILNLSLDGIKNTIWSAIRKSTKLAKDKGSTASGWLDFFCYHLRCNLIFPRRDLVSIEHQEITDTEFLKEAMSKALDPAMRKVKEDCLRKPMDEMIPDIEKILSEHLCGCWKQCPFCNAICTNTIPQHEGDHSVPFHRPQAVRGYHYHKTEYFATDFCTSDVASDNFFILRDLQKFPYKKYREAGGDFATWKYGFW comes from the exons ATGGACACAGCAGAAAATTTTCATGACAAGCCTCAGTCCAGAAGTAGAAGGAGGCATGATCTCCAGGAGATGCTGACAGAAGTGGGACTGTCTCCTGACTACTGGCTGCCTAAGCTTCAGGAAGACCTGGGTGTGACTACTGCCCAGGCCTTACAATATTTAGACAAAAGGGACCTCCAGAAGCTGAAGTCCCAGACACAACACGCATGGGAGAAAAAGGCCCTGGAAAAGCTGCTTGATCtctcacagccaaacagtgttGCAGAGCTGCAGGAGACTACAGGGGAGATGATAAAAAACAGGCAGAGGAAGGCAAGACAGGCACTGCAGGCTCTGAAAGCCTTGCAGTCAGAAGGGAAGCACAGAGAAGAAGAGGCAGTGAGGAGAAAAGAAGCAGAGCTGAGGCAAGCAATGGAGATCCCTGAGGAGTGCTGGCCAATGCCTGAAGTGCCCCTAAAAGACATCACTGAAATAATGGAGAGACATCTCAGTCACATGGAACAGACCCTGGCTCACAGTCAAAACCTCTCAGATAGAGACCTGGTAAGATGGGCTTCTGGAGGGTTGGCTCTGCAGGGAATTTATAAGACCAGCCACCAAAAGGACCTAGTGGCAAGGAGAGAAGAGCTTCTAAGAGTCCCCAAGGAATTCTTCCTTTTTGGACCTGAACAAGGAAAAAGGATGGAAGCTAAAGAATTCACATCTTCTCAAGCAGAATCCATGTTCAGTGAAGTTGTGGAGAAGCTGGGATTTGGAGCAATGGTATCAAGCAAGGGTGGACTCTGGGGACTTAGTTCAGAATTTGGTATCAACCAAAGCAAACATTCAGAATGGAAGGATACCCACCAGTCGTATTCAGAACATTCTTATTTCTGTTCAGCAAAATATAGCTATGTACCCCTGGCCTCCTTCCACTTTCGAACTGATCAGCTCCAGCTCTCCACAGCTGCTCTCAAGGAATTGAAAATCATTGAAGAGCAACTGGAACACACTGAAGGACCAAATAGATTCCTCTCGCTGAGAAACAAGTCTGAGAACTTCTTCAAAAGGTTTGGCTCTCATGCTAATCAAGGCCCTTTGCACCTTGGAGGAATCTACTGCTGGAAAGCCATTTCAGAGGGTTTCAAAGGTGACCAGCTGGATCATGTGAAGCAACAGGCAGCAGAGGCCTTAGATAGTTACATAAGGGGAAGCTACAGTGGCTTTGGAGTTGAAGTTGGAGCAAGGATGAAATCATCAGATTCATATTCAGTAAGATCCTGCCAAAATACAACTAATCAACAGCTCCAAATCAATGTCCAAGTCTCTGTGGCCCAGACAGGTGGACCAGCAGAAGCAAATGGAATTGTCCAGTGGACAGCTGGCCTTCTCACAAGCAACAAAACCTGGTATGTCATTGACAAGTCACTTCACTTGGTGCCCATTTGGGACATTATCCTCAACAGCCACAGAAGTGATTTTAAGGACCCCGCTCAAGTGGCTAAATGTTTGAAAGACAACTACACTGCACTGACTGGCCTTTCTGCTCAGATACAGGATGTGTACAGTACTGGGCAAGAGACTAGATTATTTCAAAAGAATATGAAATCCCAAGAGGTTTCTGATCATGAGGGGAAACTTAAGACACTGATAAATTCCCTGCAAATACtacatcaaaaaattaaaaattatgccATTTGGATTTATATGTTTTTCACAGATTGGCAAATGCAGAATTTTCTACTAGACACAGTCAACATTCTGAAAAAAGCTGCCACTTATATAACTCAACTTATTAATGCCCGGATGTGTAGACTCAATGATGGAGACCATAAAGCCACCACTGCTTCTTTGCAGATGaaaaaagagttgccatggctGTACCCTAAAAAGAAACAGACTTGTAACCaacaaaatcatgaaaacagCACAAAGGAAATGAGAGGAGTGGGACCTTTCCTAGACTTACTCCAACGTCTAGGCCTAGCATATTTCTACCCAAAAAAGATGAGCAGAGCTGACTTCCATCTGATCTACAAGACCTCTGTGTACAATTCACAGCCAAGATCTGAACAGGAACTTCCTTACTATTTCCTACAAAAACTACTGATGTTGGATTGCAGGTTGAGAAAattgaccttcaaagaagaagaaaaccatttcTCTGAAAGCTTCTTCTGTCAGAAAACTGAGGCTTTTGATCCATATACAGAGTCCTTTGAAGACAGTGATGACATCATGAAGTCATTAGCCAAAAAGTCACAGCACCACATTCACCCAATGGATATCCAGATGGCCATTTTTCACTGTGCAGATGATCTTACCAGGCAATATATTTTGTCCAAACTTTCCATTTGTCAATTTGCACTCCCCCTTGTGGTACCAAACCCCAATGCATCTCAAATGGAATTCATTCTCTGGTCTCTCAGACAAATTAGGAAGAGTTGGCAAGAATCAAGTGAGTCACCACAGGACAAGAGCTACAGTCACAAGGATCAGCAGATGTGTTGTGTCTCTTCCCCTATTGTATCCTTCATTAGAGTTGGAAATGGCCTCTCTGCTTCCAAGTCTCAGATCATGAACTCTCTTCTAAGTAAACATAAACATGATGTGTTTTTTCACAGACACTGCAAAGGAAGCAACAAACACTGTCTCCTGATGGAGGGAGTGGTGGAATTCTGCTGGTTCTGTCCTGGAGGCCTCGATGATGACTTATTTGACAAGTGTCTGACCTTCACCAATCTTCATGGAGATGCCAAGGAACAAAGCCAACAGCTCAGCTTCCTGCAAGATGTCTCTTCTCTCATTGTGATCCTCATGTCAGCTTCtgataacaataaagaaaaccagaagcTTGTCAGACACCTCTGTCAGTCATCAACACCTTTGATCTGCTTGATTGATGACAAAGAAAAGGCCATAGCAAATAATTCTGGTAAAAGAATGAGAATTGGCATTAAGAATAGAAATGAGGCAGAATTAACAGAGGAGCTCACAAATGCCATCAAACATTTACTAGAATTCTCTGAAATTTCTCTCAGCATAGAAGACTGTTCACAGCTGGCTAGAAAACATGGATTCCTAGTTGATGAAGACCAGAGAGTCTgcaaagaagccaaagaaaaggCTGAGATTATAATGGCTCTACTAGCAGAATGGAAAATATCAAAGATAAAGGAAAATTTGCTTCCCCTTCAGGGAAAACTCTGGCATATTTGGTGTAAAAAAGACAGAGAACTCTATCATCTGACAGAAAAAGGAAATCGGAGTATTGAACAACATAAAAGTGAGATTcattttcagaaacagaaaatacgATATCAACAATTAGAAAAAGTCTTGCATCTCAATGATGTAATGCGTTCTTTCCTGGATATCCTTCAAAAATATGGACAAGCTTCATTCAAACACTACTTCTTGCACTGGCTGAGTTTGTTTATGCACAACATAACCATAGGACATTTGGTGAAATTACAGCAAGAACAAAGATCATTGTGGTCAACGgtacaaacagaaaaacataagaaatgtAACAGCCACTCCTTACAACTCAAGCAAAATCAAATAGAAGCTATCTCCACAGAGATTCTTGCCTGTACATTTGGAATTGAACACCTTCTTCGAGAAGTTGGGCAAGTCTATGAAGCTCTGGAAGAAACTTCTTCCAATAAAGATGaaagatttctctctctccctgagatTGCTGCAGACCTGATGATAGCTGGTGTTCCCATTGAGCTGATGGACGGAGATGCTTCATATGTGCCTCTAAAGTGGGTAGCAGCTATTTTTGACAAGATCTCAGAGAAAGTTGGAGACAAAAAGCTGTTTGTTCTCTCTGTCCTTGGACTGCAGAGCTCAGGGAAGTCCACATTGTTGAATGCCTTGTTTGGGCTGCAGTTCACAGTCAGTGCAGGCAGGTGTACCAAGGGGGCCTACATGCAACTTCTGAAGGGGGAAGAGACATTTAAAGAAGAACTTGGCTTTGATTATGTGCTTGTTGTAGACACAGAAGGACTTCGGGCTCCAGAACTCAACAATAAAACCCAGAAATGGGACAATGAGTTGGCAACATTTGTGATTGGCCTTGGAAACTTGACTCTGATCAATATTTTTGGGGAGAATCCTTCAGAGATTCAGGATATCCTACAAATAGCTGTTCAAGCATTTCTGAGAATGAAACAAGTGAAAATCTCCCCCAGTTGCCTCTTTGTCCATCAAAATGTGGGAGAAGTTACAGCAAAAGACCAAACTATGGAGGGACGAAGGagactggagcagaaactggATGAAATGACAGCATTGGCTGCTGAGTTGGAAGAGTGCTCAAATATAACCCGCTTCAGTGATGTTATTAAGTTCGATGCCAATAGTCAGGTCTACTACTTTGCTCACCTCTGGGATGGCAATCCCCCAATGGCCCCTCCCAATCCTCGATATAGCTACAATGTCCAGGAACTAAGGAATGCAATTCTTTTGACTGCCCAGAGGGAATCTAGAGGAAGGATCTTGAAAATCTCAGATGTCAAATTCCGCGTTCAAGATTTGTGGAAAGCCCTTCTCAGTGAagactttattttcagtttcaaaaACACCAAAGAGGTCATAGCCATGAGCAAACTGGAAACCATGTATAACCACTGGACCTGGGAGCTGAGGAGTCATGTACTGGACTTACAGAATCAGCTGAACAATCATATTCAAAATGGGAAAATCCTAATACTCACACCAAACTTACTGGAGGATCCACTTTGCAAGAAATATAAAACCATCAAACAAGAATTTGACAAATATTTTGAAGATCCAGATAGTGAAATATTGATTCAGTGGAAAGCAAATTTTGAACATAAGCTACTACTCCTTAAAGACACACTCATTTCAGACACGAAAAGGAAATGCAATGAACATATCAGTcttaaaaaaagtcaagaaatacTAGATAACCAAAAGTCACAATATGAAAATCAATTGTTAGAGAAGAGCCAAAAGTTAGCTTTAAATTTGAAGGGTAAGGAATTAAGTGATGAAGAGTTGCAAGAGAAATTCAGTCAACTTTGGACAAACTGGATCTACAATGTGTCTTTGAATGTCCCTCATGTCACAGAGCCTAACATTGATTTGGATTCTGAAAATATCCTTCTTGAATATTTCAAGAAGGACAAAAATATTGTGGAAAGACTAAAAATAAAGTCtggagaaacatttaaaatcatgtatGACAAACAtatccaaatgaaaaaaaaatatggtataaTTCCAAAGAGTTTAGAAACCTGTCATAAAGAATCCATCAACAAGACTACTAACAACATTCTTTATAAATTTAATGAAACACTTGAAAACATTTGGAAACAAAAGCGTGATTACAGTCAGAATTACTTTCATGAAATCTTGAGGATCATAGAAAATGAGCTGAAATCTGAAAACTGTGAGGGAGACTACACGTTTACCAGAGACTACAACATTGACTTGTCCTTGTCGTTATTCCAAAGAGCATCCAAGCATTTCAAGAACATGCATGAGGCATTCAAGAGTGCGAATGACCCTGTGAACTatctggagagaaagaaagatgatttcTTTATGAGTTTTAAGATCTCCTGCCAAGGTGCCATCTCAGTCACATCCTTTGTTGACTTCCTATGGCTCAAGCTCACTCCTGCTATCTCTGCCACCATATGGAAAACAATGGTTCATAAAGTAGCTGGAGACATGCGAGCCACCTGCCCTGAATTCAATGGAAACAGAGCTAACCTGGAGAAACATATTCTCTACTCTCTAGcagaagaagaaaactttgaTAAATACTGGCAATACCTTCATCATCCAGAATCATTTTTCAGGGATTACATTAGAGACCATATTAGAAGATACTGTtcagaaaatgaaagtgaaaaaataaaaactattttaaacctAAGTTTAGATGGCATCAAGAATACCATCTGGTCTGCCATTCGTAAGTCCACAAAGTTAGCTAAAGATAAAGGCAGCACTGCATCTGGCTGGCTGGATTTTTTCTGTTACCACCTACGGTGCAATCTGATCTTCCCGAGAAGAGACCTGGTAAGCATTGAGCACCAGGAGATAACAGATACTGAGTTTCTTAAAGAAGCCATGAGCAAAGCTTTGGATCCTGCAATGAGGAAAGTAAAAGAGGACTGTTTAAGAAAGCCCATGGATGAAATGATTCCTGACATTGAGAAAATTCTCTCTGAGcatctgtgtggctgctggaaacagTGTCCTTTTTgtaatgcaatttgtacaaacaCCATTCCTCAACATGAAGGAGACCACAGTGTGCCATTCCACCGTCCTCAGGCTGTCCGTGGTTACCATTATCATAAAACAGAATACTTTGCCACTGATTTTTGTACTAGTGATGTAGCAagtgataatttctttattttacgtGACCTCCAAAAATTCCCATACAAGAAATATCGAGAAGCAGGAGGTGATTTTGCCACATGGA AATATGGGTTTTGGTGA